One window of the Sphaerochaeta associata genome contains the following:
- a CDS encoding NYN domain-containing protein yields MRRKNNAIYIDLENIPSGLDLKMLFEELTLKHNDSPEEENIFVIKMACGNSKSIKKLEKQLAEYNFTIRDTPSITTNYKNRADLIISLEALETIIINTPVIDRYVFITSDSDFTVIMEALRKYGKEVYLVTKEAVSDKPIFNNCCDEILIIETFMPKPKAEEPKGAEKDKAKKVEKPDAAHTKKMDILVEDLMRKVVESFDPDAWQLVSYAGVKFHQMDKSRMIERSSYRSLGNLLSKLEQERFIERKLNEKGHPEIRKASQANHA; encoded by the coding sequence GAGAACATCCCTTCCGGTCTCGATCTGAAGATGCTCTTCGAGGAGCTTACACTCAAGCACAATGACAGCCCCGAGGAAGAGAACATCTTCGTCATCAAGATGGCTTGCGGAAATTCCAAGTCAATCAAGAAACTCGAGAAACAGCTGGCCGAGTATAATTTCACCATCCGCGACACCCCGTCGATCACCACCAATTACAAGAATCGGGCCGACCTGATCATCAGTCTTGAAGCATTGGAGACCATCATCATCAACACTCCGGTGATCGACCGGTATGTCTTCATCACCAGCGACAGTGATTTCACTGTCATTATGGAAGCACTGAGGAAATATGGGAAGGAAGTCTATCTGGTGACCAAGGAGGCGGTGAGCGACAAACCTATTTTCAACAACTGCTGTGATGAAATCCTGATCATCGAAACATTCATGCCCAAACCCAAGGCCGAAGAGCCGAAGGGAGCCGAGAAGGACAAGGCCAAAAAGGTTGAGAAACCCGACGCCGCCCATACCAAGAAAATGGACATTCTGGTCGAGGACTTGATGAGAAAGGTTGTTGAATCCTTCGACCCTGATGCCTGGCAACTGGTCAGCTATGCAGGGGTAAAGTTTCATCAGATGGATAAGAGCCGGATGATCGAGCGCAGCAGTTATCGCAGCCTCGGCAACTTGTTGTCCAAACTGGAGCAGGAACGCTTCATCGAACGAAAGCTCAATGAGAAGGGACATCCGGAGATTCGCAAGGCATCTCAAGCAAACCATGCATAG